The Papaver somniferum cultivar HN1 unplaced genomic scaffold, ASM357369v1 unplaced-scaffold_107, whole genome shotgun sequence genome includes a region encoding these proteins:
- the LOC113328212 gene encoding glycine-rich cell wall structural protein-like isoform X1 — MLHCKYTSTFTTKKNNLATMKSGRSNLVGLVVFLSSLICFNAFVASVVARDAAVSSKKNENGDEKFLFHKGGGFGYGGGFGAGGGGGIGGGFGKGIGFGKGGAIGGGIGKGVGIGGGYGKGGGLGGGIGKGVGIGGGYGKGGGLGGGYGKGGGIGGGIGKGLGGGIGHGIGKGLGGGIGKGAGIGGGYGKGGGIGKGLGGGIGGGYGKGGGIGKGLGGGIGKGAGIGGGYGKGGGIGKGLGGGIGKGAGIGGGYGKGGGIGKGLGGGIGKGGGLGGGIGKGVGIGGGYGKGGGLGGGIGKGVGVGGGIGKGIGIGGGGGYGKGGGVGGGIGKGFGIGGGIGKGFGIGGGFGKGGGVGGGFGKGGGIGSGIGGGSGGGFGGGYGGGGGGGGGGGGGGGFGGGGIGGIGHH; from the coding sequence ATGCTGCATTGTAAATACACCAGTACattcacaacaaaaaaaaataatcttgcaACCATGAAAAGTGGGAGGAGTAATCTTGTTGGTCTCGTAGTTTTCTTGTCAAGTTTGATTTGTTTTAATGCTTTTGTTGCGAGTGTTGTTGCTAGAGATGCTGCTGTGAGCtcgaagaaaaatgaaaatggtGATGAAAAGTTTTTATTTCACAAGGGTGGGGGCTTTGGATATGGAGGTGGTTTTGGCGCTGGAGGTGGAGGAGGTATTGGTGGAGGATTTGGTAAGGGAATAGGGTTTGGTAAAGGTGGAGCTATTGGTGGAGGCATTGGCAAGGGTGTTGGGATTGGAGGCGGGTATGGTAAAGGCGGTGGACTTGGTGGAGGCATTGGCAAGGGTGTTGGGATTGGAGGAGGGTATGGTAAAGGTGGTGGACTTGGCGGAGGTTATGGCAAAGGTGGTGGAATTGGTGGAGGAATCGGTAAAGGTTTAGGTGGTGGAATTGGTCATGGAATTGGTAAGGGTTTAGGTGGAGGAATTGGCAAGGGTGCTGGAATTGGAGGCGGGTATGGTAAAGGTGGTGGAATTGGTAAAGGTTTGGGTGGTGGAATTGGAGGCGGATATGGTAAAGGTGGTGGAATTGGTAAGGGTTTAGGCGGTGGAATTGGTAAGGGTGCTGGAATTGGAGGCGGGTATGGTAAAGGTGGTGGAATTGGTAAGGGTTTAGGTGGAGGAATTGGCAAGGGTGCTGGAATTGGAGGAGGGTATGGTAAAGGTGGTGGAATTGGTAAAGGTTTAGGTGGAGGAATTGGAAAAGGTGGTGGCTTGGGTGGTGGAATCGGTAAAGGTGTTGGTATTGGCGGTGGTTACGGTAAAGGTGGTGGCCTTGGAGGCGGAATTGGTAAAGGTGTTGGTGTAGGAGGTGGAATTGGTAAGGGCATTGGgatcggtggtggtggcggttacGGTAAAGGAGGTGGAGTCGGTGGAGGAATTGGTAAAGGATTCGGCATCGGTGGAGGAATTGGCAAAGGATTCGGTATTGGTGGAGGATTTGGCAAAGGCGGTGGTGTTGGCGGTGGATTTGGCAAAGGAGGCGGCATTGGTTCTGGAATAGGTGGAGGATCCGGAGGTGGGTTCGGTGGTGGAtacggaggtggtggtggaggcggtggcggcggaggtggaggtggaggtttCGGTGGTGGAGGCATTGGAGGAATCGGCCATCACTAA
- the LOC113328212 gene encoding glycine-rich cell wall structural protein 1-like isoform X2: protein MLHCKYTSTFTTKKNNLATMKSGRSNLVGLVVFLSSLICFNAFVASVVARDAAVSSKKNENGDEKFLFHKGGGFGYGGGFGAGGGGGIGGGFGKGIGFGKGGAIGGGIGKGVGIGGGYGKGGGLGGGIGKGVGIGGGYGKGGGLGGGYGKGGGIGGGIGKGLGGGIGHGIGKGLGGGIGKGAGIGGGYGKGGGIGKGLGGGIGKGGGLGGGIGKGVGIGGGYGKGGGLGGGIGKGVGVGGGIGKGIGIGGGGGYGKGGGVGGGIGKGFGIGGGIGKGFGIGGGFGKGGGVGGGFGKGGGIGSGIGGGSGGGFGGGYGGGGGGGGGGGGGGGFGGGGIGGIGHH from the exons ATGCTGCATTGTAAATACACCAGTACattcacaacaaaaaaaaataatcttgcaACCATGAAAAGTGGGAGGAGTAATCTTGTTGGTCTCGTAGTTTTCTTGTCAAGTTTGATTTGTTTTAATGCTTTTGTTGCGAGTGTTGTTGCTAGAGATGCTGCTGTGAGCtcgaagaaaaatgaaaatggtGATGAAAAGTTTTTATTTCACAAGGGTGGGGGCTTTGGATATGGAGGTGGTTTTGGCGCTGGAGGTGGAGGAGGTATTGGTGGAGGATTTGGTAAGGGAATAGGGTTTGGTAAAGGTGGAGCTATTGGTGGAGGCATTGGCAAGGGTGTTGGGATTGGAGGCGGGTATGGTAAAGGCGGTGGACTTGGTGGAGGCATTGGCAAGGGTGTTGGGATTGGAGGAGGGTATGGTAAAGGTGGTGGACTTGGCGGAGGTTATGGCAAAGGTGGTGGAATTGGTGGAGGAATCGGTAAAGGTTTAGGTGGTGGAATTGGTCATGGAATTG GTAAGGGTTTAGGTGGAGGAATTGGCAAGGGTGCTGGAATTGGAGGAGGGTATGGTAAAGGTGGTGGAATTGGTAAAGGTTTAGGTGGAGGAATTGGAAAAGGTGGTGGCTTGGGTGGTGGAATCGGTAAAGGTGTTGGTATTGGCGGTGGTTACGGTAAAGGTGGTGGCCTTGGAGGCGGAATTGGTAAAGGTGTTGGTGTAGGAGGTGGAATTGGTAAGGGCATTGGgatcggtggtggtggcggttacGGTAAAGGAGGTGGAGTCGGTGGAGGAATTGGTAAAGGATTCGGCATCGGTGGAGGAATTGGCAAAGGATTCGGTATTGGTGGAGGATTTGGCAAAGGCGGTGGTGTTGGCGGTGGATTTGGCAAAGGAGGCGGCATTGGTTCTGGAATAGGTGGAGGATCCGGAGGTGGGTTCGGTGGTGGAtacggaggtggtggtggaggcggtggcggcggaggtggaggtggaggtttCGGTGGTGGAGGCATTGGAGGAATCGGCCATCACTAA